Genomic window (bacterium):
TGGGCGGCTGGGGCGCGCTGATCGGCGCGCTCGTCCTCGGCCCGCGCCTCGGCAAGTACACGAAGCAGGGCGCGATCATGCCGATCCCCGGTAGCTCGATGCCGCTGACCACGGTCGGTGTCTTCCTGCTCTGGCTCGGATGGTTCGGATTCAACGGCGGCTCGGTGCTCTCGGCCGATCCGACCCTGACCTCCTTCACCCTCGTCACGACCTGTCTCGCGGCGGCCGCGGGCGGCATCGGCGCGATGATCGCGTATACGTTCATCAGCTCGAAGCCCGATCTCTCGATGGCCCTGAACGGCATCCTCGCCGGTCTCGTGGGCATCACGGCGGGTGCGGACGTCATCAACCCGAACATGGCGATCGTCGTCGGCGTGATCGCCGGCATGCTGGTCGTCGGCTCGGTCGTGACCTTCGACAAGCTCAAGATCGACGACCCGGTCGGTGCGATCTCGGTCCACCTCACCTGCGGCATCTGGGGCACTCTCGCGGTCGGCATCTTCTCGACCAACCCCGAGCACAGCATCGTCACCCAGGCGATCGGCGTGGCGGCCTACGCGGTCTTCACGGTGGCCTGTGCCGCGGCGATCTTCCTCACGCTCAAGGCGACCGTCGGTCTCCGGGTCAGCGAAGAGGAAGAGCTCGAGGGCCTCGACCTCGGCGAGCACGGCATGCACGCCTACGACCTCGCGGGCTCCCCGGGCTTCATGG
Coding sequences:
- a CDS encoding ammonium transporter codes for the protein MSRKFLLTAAMVACSLAPSVAMADEISPALFTANNVWMMLAAALVFIMHLGFAMVESGLTRAKNTTNILFKNTFIICAGILTYFLCGFNLMYPGEFNGFFGFAGFGIGAGFEEGANTPAYADGGYTYWTDFLFQAMFAATAATIVSGAVAERIKLGSFMIFSAIFVALVYPIAGSWKWGGGFLDGMGFYDFAGSTLVHSVGGWGALIGALVLGPRLGKYTKQGAIMPIPGSSMPLTTVGVFLLWLGWFGFNGGSVLSADPTLTSFTLVTTCLAAAAGGIGAMIAYTFISSKPDLSMALNGILAGLVGITAGADVINPNMAIVVGVIAGMLVVGSVVTFDKLKIDDPVGAISVHLTCGIWGTLAVGIFSTNPEHSIVTQAIGVAAYAVFTVACAAAIFLTLKATVGLRVSEEEELEGLDLGEHGMHAYDLAGSPGFMEDSGPPAGARLATSSLATSEN